The genomic window CATTTAATACTCCGGATCGTTTTGTATGTTCAATGAAAAGTGCTGGTATCGATTATGTAAGTACGGCCAATAATCACTGTCTTGATCGCGGAACCGAAGGGTTGATTAGGACATTGGATCTATTGGATCAGTATGGAATAAAGCATTTTGGAACTTATAGGAGTAAAGAAGAACGAACTTCTTATGAACTTTTGGAGTTGGGGGGTAAGAAGATTGCTTTAATAGCTTATACGTATGGAACAAATGTAGTAGAGAATGGGATTGTATTCAAAGAAGATGAAGAGTTCTATGTTAATGTATTGAAGTCGCAAGAACGTGAGTGGCTGAAATTTAAAAAGACATTAAATACACCGGGTATTCGTAGTAAACTTTCTCGATACATACGAAAGGTTACTACTTTAGAGCAGCGAATGCGAATCAAAAAGAAACTTGGCATGTTGAAAAATCTTCCTAAATCAGATGATTTATTAGAGGATGACATCTATCCAAGATATTTAGAACGGCTTAAATCTGATATAGAAAAAGCAAGGTGTGAAGCCGACTATGTTATTGTTTGTTTACATTCCGGTGGCTTATTCAATGTTAAGGTCGGAGCATACACGGAATATATTGTAGATTTAATAGTTCGTGCAGGAGCGGATGCTATAGTAGGAAATCACCCCCATGTCGTTCAGAAATTCGTAGATAAAGGCTGTTTAGTTGCCTATTCGTTGGGTAATTTCAGCATATCTCCTAGTTCTCTTTATTTAGTAAGAGAAAATTTGCCCGAGTATTCGGTGTTATTACATTTCTATTTTGATAAAGAAAGAATGTCTCTTTATAAAGTTACATTTTCTATATTAAAGATTGTAGAATCTAAAAATGGAAATCTAAGTGTATATCCTATTAATGCGCTGTATGATAAGTGTGATATTACTAGTGAACGGGACATGTTGATAAGTGATTGTACGAAAATATACAATACTTTTACCGGTAAGAAGGAAATGGCGATAGATATATTGGATGAGTACGTATGTTTTGAAAAAATTAAGGATGCATTATGAAAGTCTGTTTTTTTGCGCATTGTAGCATTACCAATAGCGATGGGGCAACTCTTTCCATGTATAATATCATTGATGAAATGTTGCGTCGAGGAATTGAAGTTGTTGTCGTTCTTGCCAATACGAGGAATTTAGAGGGGCGAATTGCAGAAGGGAAGATAAAATTTATAGTCGCTCCATTATATGGGATGCGAATGGATTTGAACAAAAAAACTCCGATGACGCAAGTGAAGTTCTTTGTGAAAAGTATCTGTAATTCTATACAGAAAAGAAAAATAGAAAAGGTTCTTAAATCGGAGAATATTGACATTATCCATATAAATGGATTAGATAGTAGTATTGGTGCAGAGATCGCACAAAAATTGAAGATTCCATATGTATGGCATATTCGTCAATTCATGGAAGCTGATTTGGGTAAAAAGTTGTTTCGTGAAAAGTATGTATATCGATTGGTTGCAAGGGCCTCATCTGTTATAGCGATATCAAAAGATGTACAGGCTAAATTTGAGCCTCTCTTGGGGCGTAAAATGGATCTTGTATATAATGGAGTTCCGGTTGAAAAATATAAACTGGAAGATGTTACAAGATTTGAATCTCCGGTAACTAGGATGCTTTTGGCAGGGAGAATTTCTGTTCAAAAAGGCCAAATGGATGCGATAAAGGCTGTAGAGTTATTAATGCAACGTGGTATTGATACTGTTTTATTGACTTTGGTGGGACAAGGAGAAACGAAGGAGTATTTGGAATATGTGAAATCGTATGTAAAAGAGCATGAGCTAGAACAAAAAATTTGCATTTTAGAGCATCATGATGATTTAAGGGAGTTGCGAAGACAATGTGATATAGGTTTGACTTGTTCAAAAAAGGAAGCTTTTGGACGAGTTACTGTAGAGAATATGTTGGCTAAAATGCTTGTTATTGGAGCTAATACAGGTGGGACATTAGAGATTGTCGAGGATGGTTATAATGGCTTGTTGTACGAGGAAGGTAATCCGG from Parabacteroides distasonis ATCC 8503 includes these protein-coding regions:
- a CDS encoding glycosyltransferase family 4 protein; translated protein: MKVCFFAHCSITNSDGATLSMYNIIDEMLRRGIEVVVVLANTRNLEGRIAEGKIKFIVAPLYGMRMDLNKKTPMTQVKFFVKSICNSIQKRKIEKVLKSENIDIIHINGLDSSIGAEIAQKLKIPYVWHIRQFMEADLGKKLFREKYVYRLVARASSVIAISKDVQAKFEPLLGRKMDLVYNGVPVEKYKLEDVTRFESPVTRMLLAGRISVQKGQMDAIKAVELLMQRGIDTVLLTLVGQGETKEYLEYVKSYVKEHELEQKICILEHHDDLRELRRQCDIGLTCSKKEAFGRVTVENMLAKMLVIGANTGGTLEIVEDGYNGLLYEEGNPESLAGRIEYAMEHKMDMQILLDRGYLDSINRFSSTTLIESILNLYKKIIF
- a CDS encoding CapA family protein, whose protein sequence is MKEYYKISFTGDIMCERPLLSASRSDKKYDFDFVFHGVKDKLRESDLVVGNLETVFAGEEAGYTNDVYSFNTPDRFVCSMKSAGIDYVSTANNHCLDRGTEGLIRTLDLLDQYGIKHFGTYRSKEERTSYELLELGGKKIALIAYTYGTNVVENGIVFKEDEEFYVNVLKSQEREWLKFKKTLNTPGIRSKLSRYIRKVTTLEQRMRIKKKLGMLKNLPKSDDLLEDDIYPRYLERLKSDIEKARCEADYVIVCLHSGGLFNVKVGAYTEYIVDLIVRAGADAIVGNHPHVVQKFVDKGCLVAYSLGNFSISPSSLYLVRENLPEYSVLLHFYFDKERMSLYKVTFSILKIVESKNGNLSVYPINALYDKCDITSERDMLISDCTKIYNTFTGKKEMAIDILDEYVCFEKIKDAL